Proteins from a single region of Propionispora hippei DSM 15287:
- a CDS encoding bacteriohemerythrin, producing the protein MFEWKPEYSCQIAEIDKQHKRLFELASDLYDIAALEDDYDRYDEIMGIFQELSDYTVYHFQYEEKLLDEYGYDPLQVKLHKLEHGSFVKKVTKIMQEDLDKNEQQLLRDTITFIGGWVAQHILETDKNYSGFLNQKGIR; encoded by the coding sequence ATGTTTGAATGGAAACCGGAATATAGCTGTCAAATTGCTGAAATTGATAAGCAGCATAAGCGTTTGTTTGAACTGGCCAGTGATCTGTATGATATTGCCGCCTTGGAAGATGACTATGATCGTTATGACGAAATTATGGGGATCTTTCAAGAACTAAGCGATTATACGGTTTATCATTTTCAGTATGAAGAAAAGCTGCTGGATGAGTACGGCTATGATCCATTGCAGGTGAAACTGCATAAACTGGAACACGGTTCTTTTGTTAAAAAAGTAACAAAAATTATGCAGGAAGATCTGGACAAGAATGAGCAACAGTTACTTAGGGACACCATTACCTTTATTGGCGGCTGGGTAGCGCAGCATATTCTGGAAACAGATAAAAACTACAGTGGTTTTCTCAACCAAAAAGGAATACGTTAG
- the namA gene encoding NADPH dehydrogenase NamA, with amino-acid sequence MLFSPFSLKKLSLRNRIVMPPMCMYMAGRDGLPNDWHVTHYASRAVGQVGLIIVEATGVEDRGRISARDLGLWNDDQRDGLKKIVDMVHAQGASIAIQLNHAGRKSEVEYLEPVAPSALPFSEEYRVPKSLSVSEIREIVARFAAAARRAVEAGFDAIEIHGAHGYLINQFMSPLVNQRTDEYGGSSANRGRLLGEVLEAVKAVTPADIPVWVRVSAEEYEQQGNGPETVAEIINQVKAKGLDAVHVSSGGVTSFRVKAYPGYQVDMARRIKAQTSLPVIGGGLVTGAREAEHILRADVDLVFLGRELLRNPYWPLQAAGVLGEEIAWPEPYLRGR; translated from the coding sequence ATGTTGTTTTCCCCTTTTTCCCTGAAAAAACTGTCTTTGCGTAACCGGATTGTTATGCCGCCTATGTGCATGTATATGGCCGGCCGGGATGGTTTGCCCAATGACTGGCATGTTACTCATTACGCCAGCCGGGCGGTGGGTCAGGTGGGACTGATCATTGTGGAGGCCACCGGTGTTGAAGACCGGGGCCGGATTTCGGCGCGGGACCTGGGTTTGTGGAATGATGATCAGCGGGACGGTTTAAAGAAAATTGTAGACATGGTGCATGCCCAGGGGGCAAGTATTGCCATTCAGTTAAATCATGCCGGGCGCAAGAGCGAGGTGGAATATTTGGAGCCGGTGGCGCCGTCAGCGCTGCCTTTCAGCGAGGAATACCGCGTTCCGAAAAGCCTAAGTGTGTCCGAGATTAGAGAGATTGTAGCTCGCTTTGCGGCGGCGGCGCGGCGGGCGGTGGAGGCCGGGTTTGATGCCATCGAGATTCATGGCGCCCATGGCTATTTGATCAATCAGTTTATGTCGCCCCTGGTCAATCAACGTACCGACGAGTATGGCGGCAGCAGCGCCAACCGCGGTCGGCTGCTGGGGGAAGTGCTGGAAGCGGTCAAAGCTGTCACGCCAGCCGATATACCGGTCTGGGTGAGGGTATCAGCCGAGGAATATGAGCAGCAGGGCAACGGACCGGAAACGGTGGCGGAAATTATTAACCAAGTAAAAGCCAAAGGGCTGGATGCCGTTCATGTAAGCTCCGGCGGGGTAACCTCCTTCCGGGTGAAAGCCTATCCGGGCTATCAGGTGGATATGGCCCGGCGGATCAAGGCGCAGACCAGCCTGCCGGTGATTGGCGGCGGACTCGTTACCGGGGCGCGGGAAGCCGAGCATATATTGAGAGCCGATGTGGATCTGGTGTTTTTGGGGCGGGAACTGCTGCGCAATCCTTACTGGCCGCTGCAGGCAGCCGGCGTATTGGGTGAGGAGATTGCCTGGCCTGAGCCGTATCTGCGGGGGAGATAA
- a CDS encoding tRNA threonylcarbamoyladenosine dehydratase yields MLHAFSRTELLIGTEALEKLSRAKVAVFGIGGVGTFVVEGLVRSGVGRFVLVDDDCICLTNINRQLHATRKTVGKPKVEVMRERILEINPQAEVTVFQQFYLPDNAEQLIQDDYDYIVDAIDTVTAKLDLVVRAYARQIPIISCMGAGNKLDPTRLEVTDIFRTSVCPLAKVMRQELRKRGIPSLKVVYSKEEPLKPRESEGGSCSTDCICPSGTTRKCTTRNQIPGSIAFVPSVAGLIIAGEVIKDIIFDRVAARK; encoded by the coding sequence ATGCTGCATGCATTTTCCCGGACCGAGCTTTTAATCGGAACGGAAGCGTTAGAAAAATTATCTCGGGCGAAGGTGGCCGTTTTCGGCATTGGCGGTGTAGGAACCTTTGTGGTGGAAGGGTTGGTCCGTTCGGGGGTAGGCAGGTTTGTACTGGTTGACGACGATTGTATTTGTTTGACTAATATTAACCGTCAGCTTCACGCCACCCGGAAAACGGTGGGCAAGCCGAAGGTAGAGGTCATGCGTGAGCGCATTCTGGAGATCAATCCTCAGGCCGAGGTTACCGTGTTCCAGCAGTTTTATCTGCCGGACAATGCCGAACAATTGATCCAGGATGATTATGACTATATTGTTGATGCTATTGACACGGTAACGGCTAAACTGGATCTGGTAGTCCGTGCCTATGCCCGGCAAATACCTATTATCAGTTGCATGGGAGCCGGCAATAAGCTGGACCCGACCCGGCTGGAAGTAACCGATATTTTCCGTACTTCCGTCTGCCCACTGGCCAAGGTAATGCGTCAGGAGCTTAGAAAAAGGGGTATTCCGTCGTTAAAAGTGGTGTATTCCAAAGAGGAACCGTTAAAGCCCCGCGAATCGGAAGGGGGAAGCTGCAGCACCGACTGCATTTGCCCGTCCGGTACGACCAGAAAATGTACGACCAGGAACCAGATCCCCGGCAGTATTGCCTTCGTTCCTTCAGTCGCTGGTCTGATTATCGCCGGTGAAGTCATCAAAGATATCATTTTTGACCGGGTGGCGGCTAGAAAATAA
- a CDS encoding AEC family transporter yields the protein MDTGVRLLYFAADLLLPLVAGYLCCRRGWLSERVIDRIVSFNIVVVSTLLAALSFWGLTLDAGLVWLPVLGVGVSLIPGLLAYYRSGRKYGSELDQGSYLLAAALSNMGTVGGLCVFFMYGETGFAYTQLMTMFFNVVVFAVCFPLAQYYYLKGQSAAKPVICWSAVLFSRNQLPVVGLLAGMGLTLGGLSKPVAVSEFFSVLIHFGAWTALLPVGFSINFGEMKKYYVDILDLIPIKFVVTPLVIYWLAQVTIGDTVADHTALVLASTPPAINSVLTAKIHNLNVDIAMASFVVLTVLFLGVVYPVLFFWIMY from the coding sequence ATGGATACAGGCGTTAGATTGCTTTACTTTGCCGCTGATCTGCTGCTGCCGTTAGTGGCCGGTTATCTTTGCTGCCGGCGTGGCTGGTTAAGCGAGCGTGTGATTGATCGGATTGTTTCATTTAATATTGTGGTGGTCAGTACCTTGCTGGCGGCGCTCAGCTTTTGGGGACTGACGCTGGATGCCGGTCTGGTCTGGCTACCGGTGCTGGGGGTCGGGGTCAGCCTGATCCCCGGTCTTCTTGCTTATTACCGGTCAGGCCGTAAGTACGGCAGTGAACTGGATCAGGGCAGCTACCTGCTGGCGGCGGCCTTGTCCAATATGGGCACGGTCGGCGGGCTGTGCGTCTTTTTTATGTACGGGGAGACCGGGTTTGCTTATACCCAGTTGATGACTATGTTCTTTAATGTGGTGGTATTCGCTGTCTGTTTTCCCCTGGCGCAATACTATTATCTAAAAGGGCAGTCAGCGGCTAAACCGGTTATTTGCTGGTCGGCCGTCTTATTCAGCCGAAACCAGTTGCCGGTTGTCGGCCTGCTGGCGGGGATGGGCTTGACGCTTGGCGGCCTGTCCAAACCGGTAGCGGTCAGTGAGTTTTTTAGTGTCCTGATCCACTTCGGAGCCTGGACAGCGCTGCTGCCGGTCGGATTTTCCATTAATTTCGGTGAAATGAAAAAGTATTACGTGGATATTCTCGATTTGATTCCTATTAAATTTGTGGTGACGCCGCTGGTCATTTACTGGCTGGCCCAGGTCACGATCGGCGACACGGTGGCCGATCATACGGCGCTGGTGCTGGCCAGCACGCCGCCGGCTATTAATTCAGTCCTTACCGCCAAGATTCACAATCTGAATGTGGATATTGCCATGGCCTCTTTCGTGGTTTTGACCGTGCTGTTTTTGGGAGTCGTCTATCCGGTGCTGTTTTTCTGGATCATGTATTGA
- a CDS encoding histidinol phosphate phosphatase translates to MLIDTHMHTRYSTDSEMTLAEAIARSQELGIGITITDHMDLNYPNPGEFVFDLGEYCSEYGPYRSDKLLLGVEFGLRMDCLEATRELAKSYPLDYMIGSIHVINDIDLYWESFYRGHSKQEVYSLYFATMLECVKAHDFIHSLAHIDYISRYARFADTHVYYDECKEVIDPVLAVLAERGQALEINTKRVLTPEYMALLLPVYRRFAELGGRHVTIGSDAHRASEIGRDMKTAFDFADSCGLRPVYFKTGKPEYLARD, encoded by the coding sequence ATGTTGATAGATACCCATATGCACACCCGTTATTCCACCGATTCGGAAATGACCCTGGCGGAGGCGATAGCACGCTCGCAGGAGCTAGGTATCGGTATTACGATTACCGATCATATGGATTTGAATTATCCCAATCCGGGGGAGTTTGTGTTTGACCTGGGAGAGTATTGCAGCGAGTATGGACCTTACCGGAGTGATAAGCTGCTGCTGGGCGTAGAGTTCGGCCTGCGTATGGATTGTTTGGAAGCGACGCGGGAGCTGGCGAAGAGCTATCCGCTGGACTATATGATCGGCTCGATTCATGTGATTAATGACATTGATTTATATTGGGAATCCTTTTATCGCGGTCATAGCAAGCAGGAGGTCTATTCTCTTTATTTTGCCACCATGCTGGAATGTGTCAAAGCTCACGATTTTATTCACAGCCTGGCCCATATCGATTACATTTCCCGCTATGCCCGGTTTGCCGATACCCATGTCTACTATGACGAATGTAAGGAAGTCATTGATCCGGTGCTGGCCGTGCTGGCTGAGCGCGGGCAGGCGCTGGAGATCAATACCAAGCGGGTGCTGACACCGGAGTATATGGCGCTGTTGCTGCCGGTTTACCGGCGGTTTGCCGAGCTGGGCGGCCGGCATGTGACCATTGGCTCCGATGCCCACCGGGCCAGTGAAATTGGCCGGGATATGAAGACCGCTTTTGACTTTGCCGATTCCTGCGGCTTAAGGCCGGTTTATTTCAAAACGGGAAAACCTGAATATTTGGCGCGTGATTAG
- a CDS encoding DUF1858 domain-containing protein, with protein sequence MLPTGANLQKIWNGKKTYAVTPHIPGGFVKADALRKYADVAEKYGATLKLTSAQRIMITGLKAEEAEQVWAELEMQPAIGFANCVRSIKICPGIAFCKRGKQDSIKLGLELDKRYHKKEMPSRMKMGVAGCPNSCAEVHVKDVGLLATDAGWNVYVGGSAGSHPRLADLLIEDLTAEEALHIVDIIVRYYQKNADIERVGQFIDRIGLKKFKADVLAEFYKGVSETTEPLVSQSAAGEKIIPVAGGLTEGTLVLGDKITADSVISDIIRVYPQTVPVFRSFGMGCLGCPSSTGEAVQKAAEIHGIKVDEILAALNKVI encoded by the coding sequence ATGTTGCCAACAGGTGCGAACCTACAGAAAATATGGAACGGAAAGAAAACCTATGCTGTTACGCCGCATATTCCCGGCGGCTTTGTAAAAGCCGATGCTTTACGCAAATATGCCGATGTAGCGGAAAAATACGGTGCCACTCTGAAATTGACCTCGGCGCAGCGTATCATGATTACCGGGTTAAAGGCCGAGGAGGCGGAGCAGGTTTGGGCCGAGCTGGAAATGCAGCCGGCAATCGGCTTTGCCAATTGCGTGCGCAGTATAAAAATATGTCCGGGCATCGCTTTTTGCAAGCGGGGCAAGCAGGACAGCATCAAGCTGGGTCTTGAACTGGATAAACGGTATCACAAGAAGGAAATGCCCTCCCGCATGAAAATGGGAGTGGCCGGCTGTCCCAACTCCTGTGCCGAAGTGCATGTAAAGGACGTCGGATTGCTGGCAACTGATGCAGGCTGGAATGTATATGTGGGCGGCAGTGCCGGCTCGCATCCCCGTCTGGCCGATCTGCTGATTGAGGACCTGACGGCGGAGGAAGCGCTGCACATAGTGGACATTATTGTACGGTATTATCAAAAGAATGCCGATATTGAACGGGTCGGACAATTTATTGACCGGATTGGCTTAAAAAAATTCAAGGCCGATGTGCTGGCCGAATTCTACAAGGGCGTCAGCGAAACCACCGAACCGCTGGTCAGCCAGTCGGCTGCCGGGGAAAAAATCATTCCTGTGGCGGGCGGCCTGACCGAAGGAACGCTGGTGCTGGGTGACAAGATCACCGCCGACAGCGTGATCAGTGACATTATCCGGGTATATCCGCAAACGGTACCTGTCTTCCGCTCGTTTGGCATGGGCTGTCTGGGCTGTCCGTCCTCGACGGGGGAAGCGGTCCAGAAGGCGGCGGAAATACATGGGATCAAGGTGGATGAAATTCTGGCGGCACTGAACAAGGTTATATAG
- the thiD gene encoding bifunctional hydroxymethylpyrimidine kinase/phosphomethylpyrimidine kinase, whose product MKKVLTIAGSDSSGGAGIQADLKAFSAQGVFGMSVITAVTAQNTQGVLAVQDIEPEIIAKQIEAIFEDIEVDAVKIGMVSRPVTIHTIAAKLRQYQAVNVVLDPVMVSKSGYHLLQPEAQAALVQELLPLAALVTPNIPEAEVIAGMSIHNLTDMEEAARRIHRLGAACVLVKGGHLPDDATDILYDGSRFEYLAAKRIATKNTHGTGCTLSSAIAANMGKGCAVTEAVKRAKEYITIAIEHSLAIGKGVGPTHHFYELYRKAGLE is encoded by the coding sequence ATGAAAAAAGTATTAACCATCGCCGGCTCGGATAGCAGCGGCGGCGCCGGCATCCAGGCTGACTTAAAAGCCTTTTCCGCCCAGGGCGTGTTCGGTATGAGTGTTATTACCGCCGTAACGGCGCAAAATACGCAGGGCGTACTGGCGGTGCAGGACATTGAGCCGGAAATCATCGCCAAGCAGATCGAAGCGATTTTTGAAGATATTGAGGTGGATGCCGTTAAAATAGGCATGGTTTCCCGGCCTGTGACCATCCATACCATTGCCGCCAAGCTGCGCCAGTACCAGGCGGTTAATGTGGTACTCGATCCGGTCATGGTGTCCAAAAGCGGCTATCATTTGCTGCAACCGGAAGCCCAAGCGGCCTTGGTGCAGGAATTGCTGCCTCTGGCGGCACTGGTTACACCCAACATTCCCGAGGCGGAAGTGATTGCCGGGATGAGCATTCATAATCTGACGGATATGGAAGAAGCCGCCCGGCGGATACACCGGCTGGGGGCGGCCTGCGTTCTGGTGAAGGGCGGGCATTTGCCGGATGACGCCACCGATATTCTGTATGACGGCAGCCGTTTTGAATATTTGGCGGCCAAACGGATTGCCACCAAGAATACTCATGGCACCGGTTGTACCTTGTCTTCAGCGATTGCAGCCAATATGGGCAAGGGCTGCGCGGTGACCGAAGCGGTGAAACGGGCCAAGGAGTATATTACTATTGCGATCGAACATTCGCTGGCTATTGGCAAAGGGGTAGGGCCAACCCATCATTTTTACGAGTTATATCGGAAGGCGGGGCTGGAATGA